A part of Desulfobacter sp. genomic DNA contains:
- a CDS encoding sigma-54-dependent Fis family transcriptional regulator, with the protein MARILIIDDDNNFCETMESLVLRMGHDFLSAGSLSLGMELLRTQEIDILLLDVRLPDGDGLAALPRIKEIAFSVPEIFIITGLGDPDGAETAIAQGVWDYIVKPTSVKETRLSLTRALTYREEKKSKYQAVALDLTRIIGESPAMRQCFETMAKGALSNAPVLITGETGTGKELFAQTIHHNSPRQKKGFIVVDCASLTETLLESTLFGHKKGAFTGAVEKRDGLVKLAHRGTLFLDEVGEMPLSTQKSFLRVLQEKKFRPLGETVEEKSDFRLIAATNRDLEAMVEKGSFRQDLLYRLKTVHLNLPPLRKRGKDIKRLAIYRTNQLCDEYGLPVKGFEQGFFDTLDAYPWPGNVRELFNVLETAFVASGNEGTLYAMHLPGTIRIQVAKASIEKGQAQDRPSPLPGSAPAFSQGKFPGFKAYKQDMERCYLESVIDAADGNVRTILEWSGLSKSHFYSLLKKYKIAI; encoded by the coding sequence ATGGCACGGATACTGATCATAGATGACGATAACAATTTCTGCGAAACCATGGAAAGCCTGGTCCTTCGCATGGGCCACGACTTTCTTTCCGCCGGTAGTCTCTCCCTGGGGATGGAACTGCTCCGGACCCAGGAAATTGACATTCTGCTTCTGGATGTCCGCCTGCCGGATGGTGACGGACTGGCCGCCCTGCCCCGGATCAAGGAAATCGCCTTTTCCGTTCCGGAAATTTTTATCATCACCGGTCTTGGAGACCCGGACGGTGCGGAGACCGCCATTGCCCAGGGGGTATGGGATTACATCGTCAAGCCCACCTCCGTGAAAGAAACCCGGCTGAGCCTGACCCGGGCCCTGACTTACAGGGAGGAGAAAAAAAGCAAATACCAGGCCGTTGCCCTGGATCTTACCCGGATCATCGGGGAATCTCCGGCCATGAGGCAATGCTTTGAAACCATGGCAAAGGGCGCCCTGTCCAACGCCCCGGTGCTCATCACCGGCGAGACCGGGACGGGCAAGGAGCTTTTTGCCCAGACCATCCACCACAACAGCCCCCGCCAAAAAAAGGGATTTATTGTCGTGGACTGTGCCTCCCTCACAGAAACCTTGCTTGAGAGCACCTTGTTCGGCCATAAAAAAGGCGCCTTTACCGGAGCGGTGGAAAAGCGGGACGGCCTGGTCAAACTGGCCCACCGGGGCACGCTTTTCCTTGATGAAGTCGGGGAAATGCCCCTGTCCACCCAGAAATCATTTCTCCGGGTGCTCCAGGAAAAAAAATTCAGGCCATTGGGCGAAACCGTTGAGGAAAAAAGCGATTTCCGCCTCATTGCCGCCACCAACCGCGACCTTGAGGCCATGGTGGAAAAGGGCAGCTTCCGCCAGGACCTGCTGTACAGACTTAAGACCGTCCACCTCAATCTGCCCCCCCTGCGAAAGCGGGGAAAGGACATCAAACGCCTGGCCATCTACCGTACCAACCAGCTCTGCGATGAATACGGCCTGCCGGTAAAGGGATTTGAACAGGGATTTTTCGATACCCTGGACGCCTATCCCTGGCCGGGCAACGTTCGGGAGTTGTTCAATGTACTGGAAACGGCCTTTGTGGCTTCGGGCAACGAAGGCACCCTCTATGCCATGCACCTGCCCGGCACCATCCGGATCCAGGTGGCCAAGGCCTCCATTGAAAAGGGGCAGGCCCAGGACAGGCCGTCCCCCCTGCCCGGATCCGCCCCTGCCTTTTCCCAGGGGAAATTCCCTGGATTCAAAGCCTATAAGCAGGATATGGAACGGTGTTATCTTGAAAGTGTTATCGATGCGGCAGACGGCAATGTCCGGACCATTCTGGAGTGGTCAGGACTGTCAAAATCCCACTTCTACAGCCTGTTGAAAAAATACAAAATAGCCATATAG
- a CDS encoding (Fe-S)-binding protein, which yields MSDLNALAKCLKDIENQLTDCMKCGMCQAVCPVFKETGDEGDVARGKIFLLERLSQELLTDAKGAKARIEKCLMCGTCAANCPSGVKILEIFLKARAALTEYLGLSPVKKLIFRGMLKHPERMDTLVTAASRFQNLGTSKADPALGTRCSTLLSNIIGERHFLPLAKKPFHKICTSLDTPAGKSGLRVAFFPGCVTDKMNPEIGEAVLRVLNHHGVGIFMPKGQACCGIPALASGEQHTFNSLLSHNVDLFEAGDFDYLITPCATCTATIKEIWPMMAPENSKARYRAGQWAEKTMDISQFLVDVLNVAPAGADKAAVKQVTYHDPCHLEKSLGVSRQPRQLIKASADCELVEMAGANTCCGNGGSFNLQNYSLSKSIGMKKRDSILATGAGVVATSCPACMMQIRDMLSQNHDKVTVKHVIQVYAETLE from the coding sequence ATGTCGGATTTAAATGCACTGGCAAAATGCCTGAAAGATATAGAAAACCAGCTGACCGACTGCATGAAATGCGGGATGTGCCAGGCGGTCTGTCCGGTGTTTAAAGAGACCGGTGATGAAGGGGATGTGGCCAGGGGGAAAATTTTCCTTCTTGAACGCCTGTCACAGGAACTGCTCACCGACGCCAAAGGGGCCAAGGCCCGGATCGAAAAATGCCTCATGTGCGGTACCTGTGCGGCCAATTGTCCCAGCGGGGTGAAGATTCTTGAGATTTTTCTCAAGGCCCGTGCCGCCCTCACCGAGTACCTCGGGCTTTCCCCTGTGAAAAAGCTCATTTTCAGGGGAATGCTTAAACACCCGGAACGTATGGACACTTTGGTCACGGCGGCGTCAAGGTTCCAGAACCTGGGGACATCCAAGGCTGATCCTGCCCTGGGCACGAGATGCTCAACGCTGTTGTCCAATATCATCGGGGAACGGCATTTTCTGCCCCTGGCGAAAAAACCGTTCCATAAAATCTGCACATCGCTGGATACGCCGGCCGGTAAATCCGGCCTCCGGGTGGCATTTTTCCCAGGCTGCGTCACCGACAAGATGAATCCGGAAATCGGGGAGGCCGTATTACGGGTGCTCAACCACCACGGTGTGGGTATTTTTATGCCCAAAGGGCAGGCCTGCTGCGGCATCCCAGCCCTTGCCTCGGGAGAACAACATACCTTTAACAGTTTGTTGTCCCATAATGTGGACCTGTTTGAAGCCGGGGATTTTGATTATTTGATCACCCCCTGCGCCACTTGTACGGCCACCATTAAGGAGATCTGGCCCATGATGGCGCCGGAAAACTCAAAGGCCAGATACCGTGCCGGGCAGTGGGCCGAAAAAACAATGGATATCAGCCAGTTTTTGGTGGATGTTCTGAATGTGGCACCGGCCGGGGCCGATAAGGCAGCAGTGAAACAGGTCACCTACCACGACCCCTGCCATTTGGAAAAATCTCTTGGAGTCAGCCGGCAGCCCAGGCAGCTCATCAAGGCCAGTGCCGACTGCGAACTGGTGGAAATGGCCGGCGCCAATACCTGCTGCGGAAACGGCGGCAGTTTTAATCTGCAGAACTACAGTCTGTCCAAGTCCATCGGCATGAAAAAACGGGACAGCATCCTGGCCACCGGCGCCGGTGTGGTGGCCACCTCATGTCCGGCCTGTATGATGCAGATCCGGGATATGCTCTCCCAGAACCATGACAAGGTTACGGTGAAGCATGTCATCCAAGTGTATGCAGAAACCCTGGAATAA
- a CDS encoding response regulator, which produces MGLFKYVLTIIAVLLFAGSGAMGANLADKRILYLNSYHNGYAWSDGILKGIRLVLPREIQNLNFQVEYLDTKQYSTAAMRETVYNFLKNKYRDDRFDVVITSDNAAFEFAIAHRKALFAGVPIVFCGLNNYRPEMIQGRKGITGIAESVDFSSNLEIARKLHPNARQMMVIGNNSVTSEAIIREIKETIEKDKIDFPISFITGFRIEELIAGKRSYFNDLPPDTLIYTVPGYEESNGIFYGSEEICRMVCNAVNLPVYSSWVFLAGTGIVGGKLASGVEHGKTAAGVALRILNGENPDTIPVKTRGGHAYVFDYQVLKRFKVDTSLLPENSRLINQPYNFYRLNRQLFWGIIGVMAVLAGLVLLLVLNMDQKKKANLAMEASKKQLRLIFDSIPHLVFWQDRDLKLVDVNQSFLDFFNVRDKETIIGQDISSVPDLVYTAEASRQRGREILETATPCYAKLVKIQRRSQEQIWLEINKIPIIDKNGQVAGVLSTAEDTTKKINLKKQLAQAQKMEALGILSGGIAHDFNNILTSIINSAELAIDDVPENSMTRKDLERVLSAGRRGAALVKQILTFSRPGHVRFRKMNISRVVADAMALVETSLPGNIEVVTDIGQNEFWCQGDATQIHQVVMNLCTNSFQAMGGMGGRLEVMLRDRVVENGNTSDTGIKPLNVPEGNYVALTVSDNGPGIDPEILDKIFDPFFSTKGKNIGTGLGLSMVHGIVQGHNGGISITSRPFDRTRFTILIPKMDDEGEEELPTEENSTSGQGRILFVEDDPEQRESVPRIIEKLGYRVFPAESAVVALDILDRSSQDYDLVITDYDMPKISGLDLAKELKKRMPDLPVIMVSGRNVEFSRQESGNIKEFIVKPYDKTTLSKAIGDVI; this is translated from the coding sequence ATGGGCTTATTTAAATACGTTCTTACGATCATCGCTGTGCTGCTGTTCGCCGGATCCGGCGCCATGGGTGCAAACCTGGCAGACAAGCGGATTTTATACTTGAATTCCTACCACAACGGATATGCCTGGTCCGACGGCATCCTGAAGGGCATCCGTCTCGTACTGCCCAGGGAGATTCAGAACTTGAATTTCCAGGTGGAGTACCTGGATACAAAGCAGTACAGTACTGCCGCCATGCGGGAAACCGTATATAATTTTCTGAAGAATAAATACAGGGATGACCGGTTTGACGTGGTCATTACCTCGGACAATGCGGCCTTTGAATTTGCCATCGCCCACAGGAAAGCCCTTTTTGCTGGTGTCCCCATTGTTTTCTGCGGCCTTAATAACTATCGTCCGGAAATGATCCAGGGCAGAAAGGGAATCACCGGCATTGCCGAAAGCGTGGATTTCAGCAGCAATCTTGAAATTGCCCGGAAGCTGCATCCAAATGCCCGGCAGATGATGGTCATCGGCAACAACAGCGTCACCTCCGAGGCGATTATACGTGAAATCAAAGAGACCATTGAAAAGGATAAAATTGACTTTCCCATCTCCTTTATCACAGGATTCCGTATTGAAGAGTTAATCGCCGGGAAGCGGTCCTATTTCAATGATCTGCCGCCGGACACCCTGATTTACACCGTGCCGGGATATGAAGAAAGCAACGGCATCTTCTACGGTTCAGAGGAGATCTGCCGCATGGTCTGCAATGCCGTCAACCTGCCGGTTTACAGTTCATGGGTATTCCTGGCCGGCACCGGCATTGTTGGGGGCAAACTGGCCTCCGGGGTAGAGCACGGAAAAACAGCAGCCGGTGTGGCCCTTAGAATCCTTAACGGGGAAAACCCCGATACTATTCCGGTAAAAACCCGGGGCGGCCATGCCTATGTCTTTGATTACCAGGTGCTTAAACGATTCAAGGTGGATACCTCCCTGCTGCCGGAAAACAGCCGGCTCATCAACCAGCCATATAATTTTTACCGGCTCAACCGTCAGCTTTTCTGGGGGATTATCGGTGTCATGGCGGTTTTAGCCGGTTTAGTCCTCCTACTGGTCCTGAACATGGACCAGAAAAAAAAGGCCAACCTGGCCATGGAGGCCTCTAAAAAGCAGCTGCGCCTGATCTTTGACAGTATCCCCCACCTGGTTTTCTGGCAGGACCGGGACCTGAAACTGGTGGATGTCAACCAGTCCTTTCTGGATTTTTTCAATGTCCGAGACAAGGAAACCATCATTGGACAGGACATTTCATCTGTACCGGACCTGGTTTATACGGCCGAGGCATCCAGGCAGCGGGGCAGGGAAATCCTGGAAACCGCCACCCCCTGCTATGCCAAGCTGGTTAAAATCCAGCGCCGCAGCCAGGAGCAGATATGGCTTGAAATCAACAAAATTCCCATTATCGACAAGAATGGACAGGTGGCAGGCGTTCTGAGCACGGCCGAGGACACCACAAAAAAAATAAATCTGAAAAAACAATTGGCCCAGGCCCAGAAAATGGAGGCCCTTGGAATATTGTCCGGGGGCATTGCCCATGATTTCAATAATATACTTACTTCCATTATCAATTCGGCAGAACTGGCCATTGACGACGTACCCGAGAATTCCATGACCCGGAAAGATCTTGAACGGGTACTGTCGGCGGGAAGAAGGGGTGCCGCCCTTGTCAAGCAGATCCTCACTTTCAGCCGGCCCGGCCACGTGAGATTCAGGAAAATGAATATTTCCAGGGTGGTTGCCGATGCCATGGCCCTTGTTGAAACCTCCCTGCCGGGCAATATAGAGGTGGTCACGGATATCGGACAGAATGAATTCTGGTGCCAGGGGGATGCCACCCAGATCCACCAGGTGGTCATGAACCTGTGCACCAATTCCTTCCAGGCCATGGGCGGCATGGGCGGACGCCTGGAGGTCATGCTCAGGGACCGGGTGGTCGAAAACGGCAATACATCCGATACCGGCATAAAGCCGCTCAATGTCCCGGAAGGCAATTATGTGGCGCTGACCGTGTCTGATAACGGGCCCGGTATTGATCCGGAAATACTGGATAAAATCTTTGACCCCTTTTTTTCAACCAAGGGGAAAAATATCGGTACCGGACTGGGGCTCTCCATGGTCCACGGCATCGTCCAGGGCCACAACGGAGGCATCTCCATAACCAGCAGGCCATTTGACCGGACCCGGTTTACCATTCTCATTCCCAAGATGGATGACGAGGGTGAAGAGGAATTACCGACGGAAGAAAACAGCACCTCCGGCCAGGGGCGCATACTATTTGTGGAGGATGATCCGGAACAGCGGGAAAGCGTCCCCAGGATCATAGAAAAACTTGGATACCGAGTCTTCCCAGCGGAAAGTGCGGTGGTCGCCCTCGATATTCTGGACCGTTCCTCACAGGATTACGATCTGGTGATCACAGATTATGACATGCCTAAAATCAGCGGCCTTGACCTGGCAAAGGAGCTTAAAAAAAGAATGCCTGATCTCCCGGTGATCATGGTTTCGGGCCGGAATGTGGAATTCAGCCGCCAGGAATCGGGCAATATCAAGGAATTTATTGTAAAGCCCTATGATAAAACCACACTTTCCAAGGCCATCGGCGACGTGATATAA
- a CDS encoding FAD-binding protein, with protein sequence MLSKSLITEFENICGKNGVMTAEVDRQNYSYDAAVLDPVSPAAVVRPGSTEEIGKVLALCNENGVPVTVRGAGSNLSGGTIPMKEGIVLLTNRMNRILEINEADMYARVEPGVVTAALAAEVAGKGLFYPPDPGSQAVSTIAGNVAENAGGLRGLKYGVTKDYVMGVEFFSAQGDLVTSGAKTVKCVTGYNLAGLMTASEGTLGVFSEITLKLIPPPKASKAMMAIYDTVEDATQTVAAIIADKIVPCTLELMDNFTINAVEDFAKVGLPRDAKALLLIEVDGHPGEVAEDGARLEEICKKMGARKIQVAQNEAEKEKVWEARRAALSALARLKPTLVLEDATVPRSKIPAMVSAIEGLAKKYDLSIGTFGHAGDGNLHPTILTDRRDTAQWHKVEQCVSDLFDAALNLGGTLSGEHGIGIAKAGFMKNEVGQSSIDFSRTMKAAIDPNTILNPGKIIGM encoded by the coding sequence ATGCTTTCAAAATCTTTAATTACCGAGTTTGAAAATATCTGCGGCAAAAACGGGGTGATGACGGCCGAGGTGGACCGCCAGAATTATTCCTACGACGCGGCTGTACTTGATCCGGTCTCTCCCGCGGCTGTAGTCCGGCCCGGGTCGACAGAGGAAATCGGCAAGGTTCTGGCCCTGTGTAATGAAAACGGTGTGCCCGTTACCGTAAGAGGGGCAGGCTCCAACCTTTCCGGCGGCACCATTCCCATGAAAGAAGGGATTGTGCTTCTTACCAACAGAATGAACCGGATCCTGGAAATCAACGAAGCCGACATGTATGCCCGGGTTGAACCCGGCGTGGTCACCGCCGCCCTGGCGGCCGAGGTTGCGGGCAAGGGCCTGTTTTACCCGCCCGATCCGGGGTCCCAGGCGGTGTCAACCATCGCCGGCAACGTGGCTGAAAATGCCGGCGGCCTGCGGGGCCTTAAATACGGGGTGACCAAGGATTATGTCATGGGGGTGGAATTCTTTAGTGCCCAAGGAGACCTGGTCACCAGCGGGGCCAAAACCGTAAAATGCGTCACCGGGTATAACCTGGCCGGACTGATGACGGCTTCTGAAGGCACCCTGGGGGTGTTCAGCGAAATTACCCTGAAGCTGATTCCGCCCCCGAAAGCCTCCAAGGCCATGATGGCCATCTATGATACCGTTGAGGACGCCACCCAGACCGTTGCCGCCATCATAGCGGACAAAATCGTTCCCTGCACCCTGGAACTGATGGATAATTTCACCATCAACGCGGTTGAAGATTTTGCAAAAGTCGGGCTCCCCAGGGATGCAAAGGCTCTGTTGCTCATCGAGGTGGACGGCCACCCCGGAGAGGTGGCCGAGGACGGCGCCCGTTTGGAGGAAATCTGTAAAAAAATGGGTGCCCGGAAAATCCAGGTGGCCCAAAATGAGGCTGAAAAGGAAAAGGTATGGGAAGCCCGCCGTGCGGCACTATCTGCCCTGGCACGTCTTAAACCCACGCTGGTACTGGAAGACGCCACCGTACCCCGGAGCAAGATTCCGGCAATGGTTTCAGCCATCGAAGGCCTGGCTAAAAAATATGATCTTTCCATCGGTACCTTCGGCCATGCCGGTGACGGTAATCTCCACCCCACCATTTTAACGGACCGCAGGGACACTGCACAATGGCACAAAGTGGAGCAATGCGTCAGCGACCTCTTTGATGCGGCCCTGAACTTGGGGGGGACCCTCTCCGGAGAGCACGGCATCGGCATTGCCAAGGCCGGTTTCATGAAAAACGAGGTGGGCCAGTCGTCCATTGATTTTTCACGGACCATGAAGGCAGCCATAGATCCCAATACCATTCTTAACCCCGGAAAAATCATAGGAATGTAA
- a CDS encoding L-lactate permease, with the protein MSLGLLAFVAFIPIAIVLIFMVGLRWPATKAMPLAWLACAIIGAAIWKMPAGLVAAATLSGFGSAINVLIIVFGAILILYTLRESGAMETISYGFTTISPDRRVQTIIIAFLFGAFIEGSAGFGTPAAIGAPLLLGLGFPALAAVCVCLMLNSIPVTFGAVGTPIWFGLKTLKTTVEQAIAADGASGAVASFDAFMKDVGIFSALTHGVVSFLLPLFVVCFLTRFFGKNKSWKEGMGAWKFAMFAAVCFSLPYLFTALVFGVEFPSLLGGLLGLALVVAGAKKKMFLPKDVWEFGERAAWEKDWVGEIQPGSNNLTPKMGQVAAWMPYVLIAGLLVLTRIGSLPFKGWVTSWVISFPHILGFETVNFAMKPLYLPGVVPFMLVAVITIFLHRIPAGKVKTAWKDSIVKMKNPTIAMLFAVAMVEILKQSANGAGGYSSMPLTMAEFVAGITGAAWPVMASYVGALGAFITGSCTVSNLLFADFQYGIASKIGSSHEIIVAMQAVGAAMGNMICVHNVVAASATVGLVGMEGTIIRRTMIPCILYGIIAGGLALAYIYIIFPGTF; encoded by the coding sequence ATGTCTCTCGGTTTGCTTGCGTTTGTTGCCTTTATCCCAATTGCCATCGTTTTGATTTTCATGGTGGGTCTGAGATGGCCTGCCACCAAAGCCATGCCCCTGGCCTGGCTGGCCTGTGCCATTATCGGTGCCGCTATCTGGAAAATGCCGGCCGGCCTGGTCGCAGCAGCCACCCTCAGCGGTTTCGGCAGCGCCATAAACGTCCTGATCATCGTATTCGGCGCGATTCTGATTCTTTATACCCTGCGGGAAAGCGGGGCAATGGAGACAATTTCCTACGGCTTTACCACCATCTCCCCGGACCGCCGGGTACAGACCATTATAATCGCGTTTTTATTCGGGGCCTTCATTGAGGGGTCTGCCGGATTCGGCACCCCTGCTGCCATTGGCGCCCCTCTGCTGCTCGGCCTTGGGTTTCCTGCACTGGCTGCCGTCTGTGTCTGCCTGATGCTCAACTCCATACCCGTGACCTTCGGGGCGGTGGGCACCCCCATCTGGTTCGGCCTTAAAACCCTGAAAACAACTGTTGAACAAGCCATTGCCGCCGACGGCGCCTCAGGTGCAGTCGCTTCCTTTGACGCCTTCATGAAAGACGTGGGCATATTTTCAGCCTTGACCCACGGAGTGGTTTCCTTTCTGCTCCCCCTGTTTGTTGTCTGCTTTCTCACCCGGTTTTTCGGCAAGAATAAATCCTGGAAAGAAGGGATGGGGGCATGGAAATTCGCCATGTTCGCTGCCGTCTGCTTCTCTCTTCCCTATCTGTTCACCGCATTGGTATTCGGCGTTGAGTTCCCCTCCCTTCTGGGCGGCCTGCTGGGCCTTGCACTGGTCGTTGCCGGTGCCAAGAAAAAAATGTTCCTGCCCAAGGATGTATGGGAGTTTGGAGAACGCGCCGCCTGGGAAAAAGACTGGGTGGGAGAGATCCAGCCCGGTTCCAACAACCTTACACCCAAAATGGGCCAGGTCGCTGCATGGATGCCCTATGTCCTCATTGCCGGCCTCCTGGTGCTCACCCGTATCGGATCCCTTCCCTTTAAAGGCTGGGTCACCTCCTGGGTGATTTCATTTCCCCATATCCTGGGCTTTGAGACCGTCAACTTTGCCATGAAACCGCTTTACCTTCCCGGTGTGGTGCCTTTCATGCTGGTTGCTGTCATTACCATTTTTCTCCACAGGATTCCTGCCGGCAAGGTCAAGACGGCCTGGAAAGATTCCATTGTAAAAATGAAAAATCCAACCATTGCCATGCTTTTTGCCGTGGCCATGGTAGAGATCCTCAAGCAGTCCGCCAACGGGGCAGGGGGATATTCTTCCATGCCCCTGACCATGGCAGAGTTCGTTGCCGGAATCACCGGCGCGGCATGGCCGGTGATGGCCTCCTACGTGGGGGCGCTGGGTGCATTTATCACCGGGTCCTGCACCGTGTCCAATCTCCTGTTTGCCGATTTCCAGTACGGGATTGCATCCAAGATCGGTTCCAGCCATGAGATCATTGTGGCCATGCAGGCTGTGGGGGCCGCCATGGGCAATATGATCTGTGTGCATAATGTCGTGGCCGCATCCGCTACCGTGGGCCTGGTGGGGATGGAAGGCACCATTATCCGCCGCACCATGATCCCCTGTATCCTCTACGGCATTATCGCCGGCGGTCTTGCCCTGGCTTACATTTACATTATTTTCCCCGGTACGTTTTAA